A DNA window from Methylobacterium sp. NMS14P contains the following coding sequences:
- a CDS encoding ABC transporter permease, with the protein MNWPAVRAIYLFEMGRFWRTAGQSILAPVISTTLYFVVFGAAIGSRVSAVDDVPYGLFIVPGLIMLSLLTQSISNASFGIYFPRFAGTIYEILSAPISPLEVVLGFVGAAASKSILIGLIILATSALFVPLRIDHPLWMIGFLLLTAVTFSLFGFVIGLWADGFEKLQLVPLLVVTPLTFLGGSFYAIGMLPPFWHAVSLLNPVVYLISGFRWAFFGKADVNIAISLGMTALFLVICLGLVTYIFRTGYRLKS; encoded by the coding sequence ATGAACTGGCCGGCGGTCCGGGCCATCTACCTGTTCGAGATGGGCCGCTTCTGGCGCACCGCCGGGCAGAGCATCCTGGCCCCCGTCATCTCGACCACCCTGTACTTCGTGGTCTTCGGCGCGGCGATCGGCTCCCGGGTCTCGGCGGTCGACGACGTGCCCTACGGGCTGTTCATCGTGCCCGGCCTGATCATGCTCTCGCTGCTGACGCAGAGCATCTCGAACGCCTCGTTCGGCATCTACTTCCCGCGCTTCGCCGGCACGATCTACGAGATCCTGTCGGCGCCGATCTCGCCGCTGGAGGTGGTGCTGGGCTTCGTCGGGGCGGCGGCCTCGAAGTCGATCCTGATCGGGCTGATCATCCTGGCGACCTCGGCCCTGTTCGTGCCGCTGCGGATCGACCATCCGCTCTGGATGATCGGCTTCCTGCTGCTCACCGCGGTGACGTTCAGCCTGTTCGGCTTCGTCATCGGCCTGTGGGCGGACGGGTTCGAGAAGCTGCAGCTCGTGCCGCTCCTCGTGGTGACCCCGCTGACCTTCCTGGGCGGCAGCTTCTACGCGATCGGCATGCTGCCGCCGTTCTGGCACGCGGTGAGCCTGCTGAACCCGGTCGTGTACCTGATCAGCGGGTTCCGCTGGGCGTTCTTCGGCAAGGCGGACGTGAACATCGCGATCAGCCTCGGCATGACCGCGCTGTTCCTGGTGATCTGCCTCGGCCTCGTGACCTACATCTTCCGCACGGGCTACCGGCTGAAGAGCTGA
- a CDS encoding alpha/beta fold hydrolase, with translation MESFSSDGVRIAYIDVPPADGGGTPILLIHGFASNHAVNWVNTQWVKALTQAGYRAIALDNRGHGESEKLYDPAAYSSEAMAGDAIRLLDHLGIARAHVMGYSMGGRITAHIALDHADRVRSALIGGLGMHLIEGKGLPSGIAEALEAPAGTPAPNPTAAAFRMFAEQTRSDLRALAACMRGSRQTLSRGELAQIEVPVLVSVGTLDTVAGSGPGLAALIPDARALEIEGKDHSTAVGAKPHRDGVLAFLAAQP, from the coding sequence ATGGAGTCCTTCAGTTCCGACGGCGTGCGGATCGCCTACATCGACGTCCCGCCGGCTGACGGGGGCGGCACGCCGATCCTGCTGATCCACGGTTTCGCGTCGAACCACGCGGTCAACTGGGTCAACACCCAGTGGGTGAAGGCCCTGACCCAGGCCGGGTACCGCGCGATCGCGCTGGACAATCGCGGCCACGGCGAGAGCGAGAAACTCTACGACCCGGCCGCCTACAGCTCCGAGGCGATGGCCGGCGACGCGATCCGGCTCCTCGACCATCTCGGCATCGCGCGCGCCCACGTCATGGGCTACTCGATGGGCGGGCGGATCACCGCCCACATCGCGCTGGACCACGCGGACCGGGTGCGCTCGGCCCTGATCGGCGGCCTCGGGATGCACCTGATCGAGGGCAAGGGCCTGCCGTCCGGCATCGCCGAGGCGCTGGAGGCGCCGGCCGGGACGCCCGCGCCGAATCCGACGGCCGCGGCCTTCCGCATGTTCGCCGAGCAGACCCGGAGCGACCTGCGGGCGCTCGCCGCCTGCATGCGCGGCTCGCGCCAGACGCTCAGCCGGGGCGAGCTCGCGCAGATCGAGGTGCCGGTCCTGGTCTCGGTCGGGACCCTCGACACGGTCGCGGGCTCGGGCCCCGGCCTCGCCGCCCTGATCCCGGACGCCCGGGCGCTCGAGATCGAGGGCAAGGACCACTCCACGGCAGTCGGCGCCAAGCCGCACCGGGACGGGGTGCTGGCCTTCCTGGCCGCGCAGCCCTGA
- a CDS encoding FkbM family methyltransferase, translated as MTDTQPYGTYEPSGLVAAITRRTNRIPAESWYGRRLALFLRRIAIARLGGKPLDVTRYGARMRLHPYNNNCEKKVLFTPQFFDPEERALLQERLPHDCVFLDIGANVGAYALCVAAFSGPGARIVAVEPQPDVFDRLTYNIAQNPFHTVKAVACAVADKAGELTLFIDPRNRGESSLRIVGTNEGARITVPAVTLLDLLRSEGLTRVDAIKLDVEGAEDLILEPFLREAPDALLPRILLVENGTGQWQLDLLQHLAGHGYREIARSRLNLMFERDAVRAA; from the coding sequence ATGACGGACACGCAGCCCTACGGCACCTATGAACCGTCCGGTCTCGTAGCGGCGATCACCCGCCGCACGAACCGGATCCCGGCCGAGTCCTGGTACGGGCGGCGCCTCGCGCTGTTCCTGCGCCGGATCGCCATCGCGCGGCTCGGGGGCAAGCCCCTCGACGTGACGCGCTACGGCGCGCGGATGCGGCTGCACCCGTACAACAACAACTGCGAGAAGAAGGTGCTCTTCACCCCGCAGTTCTTCGATCCGGAGGAGCGGGCGCTGCTCCAGGAGCGCCTGCCGCACGACTGCGTGTTCCTCGACATCGGCGCCAATGTCGGCGCCTACGCCCTCTGCGTGGCCGCCTTCTCGGGCCCGGGCGCGCGGATCGTCGCGGTCGAGCCGCAGCCCGACGTGTTCGACCGCCTGACCTACAACATCGCCCAGAACCCGTTCCACACCGTCAAGGCGGTCGCCTGCGCGGTGGCCGACAAGGCCGGCGAGCTGACCCTGTTCATCGATCCGCGCAACCGCGGCGAGTCGAGCCTGCGCATCGTCGGCACCAACGAGGGGGCGCGGATCACGGTGCCGGCGGTGACGCTGCTCGACCTGCTGCGCAGCGAGGGCCTGACCCGGGTCGACGCCATCAAGCTCGACGTCGAGGGCGCCGAGGACCTGATCCTGGAGCCGTTCCTCCGCGAGGCGCCGGACGCGCTGCTGCCGCGGATCCTGCTGGTGGAGAACGGTACCGGCCAGTGGCAGCTCGACCTGCTGCAGCACCTGGCCGGCCACGGCTACCGCGAGATCGCGCGCTCGCGGCTCAACCTGATGTTCGAGCGCGACGCCGTCAGGGCGGCGTGA
- the sfsA gene encoding DNA/RNA nuclease SfsA: protein MQFAAPLMPGRLVQRYKRFLADIDTDDGRVTVHCPNPGAMLGLNAPGARVLLSRSSNPARKLPLTWELVEADLPGGAQWVGINTMRPNALVAEAFRSGAIVALAGHDALRPEVRYAEASRVDFLASGAEAGPCHVEVKNCHLMRRAGLAEFPDCRAARSARHMRDLAQVVAEGGRALVVIVVQMRAEAFDVARDIDPAFDRAFREARAAGVAVRAYRCAVGPEGVTVAAEIPVITPP, encoded by the coding sequence ATGCAGTTCGCCGCGCCGCTGATGCCGGGACGGCTCGTGCAGCGCTACAAGCGCTTCCTCGCCGACATCGACACCGACGACGGCCGCGTCACCGTCCACTGCCCGAATCCCGGAGCCATGCTCGGGCTGAACGCGCCGGGCGCCCGCGTGCTGCTGTCGCGCTCGTCCAACCCGGCGCGCAAGCTGCCGCTCACCTGGGAGCTGGTGGAGGCCGACCTCCCCGGCGGGGCGCAGTGGGTCGGCATCAACACGATGCGGCCGAACGCGCTCGTCGCCGAGGCCTTCCGGTCGGGCGCGATCGTGGCGCTGGCCGGCCACGACGCGCTGAGGCCCGAGGTGCGCTACGCCGAGGCCAGCCGGGTCGACTTCCTGGCGAGCGGCGCGGAGGCCGGGCCCTGCCACGTCGAGGTCAAGAACTGCCACCTGATGCGGCGGGCGGGCCTGGCCGAGTTTCCGGACTGCAGGGCGGCTCGCAGCGCCCGGCACATGCGCGACCTGGCCCAGGTCGTGGCCGAGGGCGGCCGGGCGCTGGTGGTCATCGTCGTGCAGATGCGGGCCGAGGCCTTCGACGTCGCCCGGGACATCGATCCCGCCTTCGACCGGGCGTTCCGGGAGGCGCGCGCGGCGGGCGTGGCGGTCCGCGCCTACCGCTGCGCCGTCGGACCGGAGGGCGTTACCGTCGCCGCGGAGATCCCGGTGATCACGCCGCCCTGA
- a CDS encoding competence/damage-inducible protein A has protein sequence MSQPSESVTAAILVIGDEILSGRTKDKNIGTIADFLTAAGIDLREVRVVPDEAAMIVEAVNALRTRYTYLFTTGGIGPTHDDITADCVAEAFGVGIDVDERARAMLLERHKPEDLNAARLRMARIPFGADLIANPVSKAPGFRIGNVHVMAGVPSIMQAMLDSIAPTLTGGAAMISETIEAAGLPEGTYAGGLGEIAKARPAVSIGSYPAITPEGFRNRIVVRSRDAEALAEARGAVEALLARLSA, from the coding sequence ATGAGCCAGCCTTCCGAATCCGTCACCGCCGCGATCCTCGTGATCGGCGATGAGATCCTCTCGGGTCGCACCAAGGACAAGAACATCGGCACCATCGCCGACTTCCTCACCGCCGCCGGGATCGACCTGCGCGAGGTGCGGGTCGTGCCCGACGAGGCCGCCATGATCGTCGAGGCGGTCAACGCCCTGCGCACCCGCTACACCTACCTGTTCACCACCGGCGGGATCGGCCCGACCCACGACGACATCACCGCCGACTGCGTGGCCGAGGCCTTCGGGGTCGGCATCGACGTCGACGAGCGCGCCCGGGCGATGCTGCTGGAGCGGCACAAGCCCGAGGACCTCAACGCGGCCCGCCTGCGCATGGCGCGGATCCCGTTCGGGGCCGACCTGATCGCCAATCCCGTCTCGAAGGCGCCGGGCTTCCGCATCGGCAACGTCCACGTGATGGCCGGCGTGCCCAGCATCATGCAGGCCATGCTGGACTCGATCGCCCCGACGCTGACGGGCGGCGCCGCGATGATCTCCGAGACGATCGAGGCGGCCGGCCTCCCGGAGGGCACCTACGCGGGCGGACTCGGGGAGATCGCGAAGGCGCGGCCCGCCGTCTCGATCGGCTCGTACCCGGCGATCACGCCGGAGGGCTTCCGCAACCGGATCGTCGTGCGCAGCCGGGACGCCGAGGCCCTCGCCGAGGCGCGCGGCGCCGTCGAGGCCCTGCTGGCGCGGCTCTCGGCCTGA
- a CDS encoding formate/nitrite transporter family protein: protein MVREKDKRTDPEARRDELLKEVSEIGRPDAYVLHEVIRLEGDEELRRHGLALFLSAFAAGLSIALSLIVPGVLRSHLPETDWAKIVSSMGYAVGFLVVVLGRQQLFTENTITPILPLLHDRSVKTALRVVRLWMIVLSGNILGTLAIAALLAYSGAFEPPVLKAFAEISHDAIAHGFWATFIKAVFAGWMIALMVWFLPATASAAPFVILLMTWLVALCSLAHIVAGSVEAFYLVVTGAASLHDYAVKFFLPTLLGNTFGGVTLVAVLNYGQVAPEVEETKAVEGERPD, encoded by the coding sequence ATGGTGCGGGAGAAGGACAAGCGGACCGATCCCGAGGCGCGCCGGGACGAGCTGTTGAAGGAAGTCTCCGAGATCGGCCGGCCCGACGCCTACGTCCTGCACGAGGTCATCCGGCTCGAGGGCGACGAGGAGCTGCGGCGCCACGGCCTCGCGCTGTTCCTCTCGGCCTTCGCGGCCGGGCTCAGCATCGCCCTGTCGCTGATCGTGCCGGGCGTCCTGCGGAGCCACCTGCCGGAAACCGACTGGGCCAAGATCGTCAGCTCGATGGGCTACGCGGTCGGGTTCCTGGTCGTCGTCCTCGGGCGCCAGCAGCTCTTCACCGAGAACACCATCACGCCGATCCTGCCGCTCCTGCACGACCGCTCCGTGAAGACGGCGCTCCGCGTCGTCAGGCTCTGGATGATCGTGCTGTCGGGCAACATCCTGGGCACGCTCGCGATCGCGGCGCTGCTGGCCTACTCGGGCGCCTTCGAGCCGCCGGTCCTCAAGGCCTTCGCGGAGATCAGCCACGACGCCATCGCGCACGGCTTCTGGGCGACTTTCATCAAGGCCGTCTTCGCCGGATGGATGATCGCCCTGATGGTCTGGTTCCTGCCGGCGACCGCCAGCGCGGCGCCGTTCGTGATCCTCCTGATGACGTGGCTGGTCGCGCTCTGCAGCCTCGCCCACATCGTGGCCGGCTCGGTCGAGGCCTTCTACCTCGTGGTCACGGGCGCCGCGTCGCTGCACGATTACGCGGTGAAGTTCTTCCTGCCGACCCTCCTGGGCAACACCTTCGGCGGCGTGACGCTGGTGGCGGTGCTGAACTACGGGCAGGTCGCCCCCGAGGTCGAGGAGACCAAGGCGGTGGAGGGCGAACGGCCGGACTGA
- a CDS encoding NAD(P)/FAD-dependent oxidoreductase — translation MAERPRIVIVGGGVAGIEVATSLGRGGRADVTLADRSLSHVWKPMLHTFAAGTARADRQKVDFFAQARRNGFRFQPGALVGIDRQARRVRLAVEAAEGLPEVERAYDLLVLAVGSRANDFGTPGVADHCLTIDDLTEAELFHEQLRCHLLARLDGGGLLEIAIVGGGATGVELAAELKHAINLLAAYGSPDLPGRLRLTLIESGPRLLPAFPDKVSRAAARTLSDLDVEVRTGATVTAADADGFVLRDGSRIPAGLKVWAAGVKAPDVLAGLDGLERSRTGQLVVRPDLRTTRDPAIVALGDCSSLTDPRTGRPVPATAQAARQEAQHLARHLGRALARGDTPASDLPPFHYVEKGAIVSLADFNGWGTLGRYTFGGGRLNGLSARLTHDLLYRQHQIGLYGPLRGTLTWVLDDLDHLISPPVRLD, via the coding sequence ATGGCGGAGAGACCACGGATCGTGATCGTCGGCGGCGGCGTCGCCGGGATCGAGGTGGCCACGAGCCTCGGACGCGGCGGACGGGCCGACGTGACCCTCGCCGATCGCAGCCTCTCGCACGTCTGGAAGCCGATGCTGCACACCTTCGCGGCCGGCACCGCCCGGGCCGACCGTCAGAAGGTGGACTTCTTCGCCCAGGCGCGCCGCAACGGCTTCCGCTTCCAGCCCGGCGCCCTCGTCGGCATCGACCGGCAGGCCAGGCGCGTCCGGCTCGCGGTCGAGGCCGCGGAGGGTCTCCCGGAGGTGGAGCGCGCCTACGACCTGCTGGTGCTCGCCGTCGGCAGCCGCGCCAACGATTTCGGCACGCCGGGCGTGGCCGATCATTGCCTGACGATCGACGACCTGACCGAGGCCGAGCTTTTCCACGAACAGCTGCGGTGCCATCTCCTGGCGCGGCTCGACGGCGGCGGTTTGCTGGAGATCGCCATCGTGGGCGGCGGTGCGACCGGCGTCGAGCTGGCCGCCGAGCTCAAGCACGCCATCAACCTCCTCGCGGCCTACGGCTCGCCCGACCTGCCGGGGCGCCTGCGCCTGACACTCATCGAGAGCGGGCCGCGCCTGCTGCCGGCATTTCCCGACAAGGTCTCCCGCGCCGCCGCCCGCACGCTGTCGGACCTCGACGTGGAGGTCCGGACCGGCGCCACGGTGACGGCGGCGGACGCGGACGGCTTCGTCCTGAGGGATGGCAGCCGCATCCCGGCCGGTCTGAAGGTCTGGGCCGCCGGCGTGAAGGCGCCGGACGTGCTCGCCGGCCTCGACGGCCTGGAGCGCTCGCGGACCGGGCAGCTCGTCGTCCGCCCGGACCTGCGCACCACCCGGGATCCGGCCATCGTCGCCCTCGGCGACTGTTCCAGCCTCACCGATCCCCGGACCGGCCGGCCCGTTCCGGCAACCGCGCAGGCCGCCCGCCAGGAGGCGCAGCATCTCGCACGGCATCTCGGCCGCGCGCTGGCCCGCGGGGACACGCCGGCCTCGGACCTGCCGCCGTTCCACTACGTCGAGAAGGGCGCGATCGTCTCGCTGGCGGACTTCAACGGCTGGGGCACCTTGGGCCGCTACACGTTCGGCGGCGGGCGCCTGAACGGGCTCTCGGCGCGGCTGACGCACGACCTCCTGTACCGTCAGCACCAGATCGGGCTCTACGGGCCGCTGCGCGGGACGCTGACGTGGGTCCTCGACGATCTCGACCACCTGATCAGCCCGCCGGTGCGGCTCGACTGA
- a CDS encoding F0F1 ATP synthase subunit B family protein: MLEAEFWVAVAFFIFMGIAWKAGAFSTMLKGLDGRANRVRHELDEAKRLREEAAAVLADYKRRRAEAEKEAESIVAGAREEAKRAAEEGHRKLDDFLARRTKAAETKIAQAEAQAEAQVRAAAAEAAVKVSETILRERMQGDAAQNLIRASLGEVRTRMRS; the protein is encoded by the coding sequence CTGCTCGAAGCCGAATTCTGGGTCGCCGTCGCGTTCTTCATCTTCATGGGCATCGCCTGGAAGGCCGGCGCCTTCTCGACGATGCTCAAGGGCCTGGACGGGCGCGCCAACCGCGTCCGCCACGAGCTCGACGAGGCCAAGCGCCTGCGCGAGGAGGCGGCCGCCGTGCTGGCCGACTACAAGCGCCGCCGCGCCGAGGCCGAGAAGGAGGCCGAGTCGATCGTCGCCGGTGCCCGCGAGGAGGCCAAGCGCGCCGCCGAGGAAGGCCACCGCAAGCTGGACGACTTCCTGGCCCGCCGTACCAAGGCCGCCGAGACCAAGATCGCCCAGGCCGAGGCCCAGGCCGAGGCTCAGGTCCGCGCCGCCGCCGCGGAGGCCGCCGTGAAGGTCTCGGAGACGATCCTGCGCGAGCGGATGCAGGGCGACGCCGCCCAGAACCTGATCCGCGCGAGCCTCGGCGAGGTGCGGACCCGCATGCGCTCCTGA
- a CDS encoding F0F1 ATP synthase subunit B family protein, whose translation MAQPNPLTTPPPGADTQVVPGHFEHTEAHSGAFPPFETSGFLAQLIWLALAFGLLYYLMDKIALPRIQSILHARAERLRADLDQAQAMKAEADAAGVAFETALRDAQGKARDIAQTTRNELAAEAETKRKALEDELNVKLSASEATIRTRTEAAMGNVRSIAGEAASAIVERLTGQAPDRTSLDRALDATAH comes from the coding sequence ATGGCGCAGCCCAATCCCCTCACCACGCCGCCCCCGGGCGCCGACACGCAGGTCGTGCCGGGCCATTTCGAGCATACGGAAGCGCATTCGGGCGCCTTCCCGCCCTTCGAGACCTCGGGCTTCCTGGCGCAGCTGATCTGGCTCGCCCTGGCCTTCGGCCTCCTCTACTACCTGATGGACAAGATCGCGCTGCCGCGGATCCAGTCGATCCTGCACGCCCGCGCCGAGCGCCTGCGTGCCGATCTGGACCAGGCGCAGGCGATGAAGGCCGAGGCGGATGCCGCCGGCGTGGCCTTCGAGACCGCCCTCCGGGATGCCCAGGGCAAGGCGCGCGACATCGCGCAGACCACCCGGAACGAGCTGGCCGCCGAGGCCGAGACGAAGCGCAAGGCGCTGGAGGACGAGCTGAACGTCAAGCTCTCCGCCTCCGAGGCGACGATCCGCACGCGGACCGAGGCAGCCATGGGCAACGTCCGCTCGATCGCCGGCGAGGCCGCGTCGGCCATCGTCGAGCGTCTGACCGGGCAGGCCCCGGACCGGACCAGCCTCGACCGCGCGCTCGACGCCACCGCACACTGA
- a CDS encoding F0F1 ATP synthase subunit C — MDPVAAKYIGAGLACLGMAGAGIGLGNLFGQFLAGALRNPSAADGQRATLLLGFALTEALGIFSLLIALLLLFAV, encoded by the coding sequence ATGGATCCCGTCGCTGCGAAGTACATCGGCGCCGGCCTCGCCTGCCTCGGCATGGCGGGTGCGGGCATCGGCCTCGGCAACCTGTTCGGTCAGTTCCTTGCCGGCGCCCTTCGCAACCCGTCCGCGGCCGACGGCCAGCGCGCCACCCTTCTCCTGGGCTTCGCCCTCACCGAGGCGCTCGGCATCTTCTCGCTGCTGATCGCGCTGCTGCTGCTCTTCGCCGTCTGA
- a CDS encoding F0F1 ATP synthase subunit A yields MAVTIDPIHQFELKPLVSLGHIGHQQLAFTQSALYMFAAVGVIALITIVATASRSVVPGRMQSLAEIFYEFIADTVHQATGDGGKRFMPLVFSLFMFVLVLNLFGMIPYAFAVTSHLIITFGLAALVICTVVIFGVMKHGTHFFGLFVPSGVPKPLLAILVPIEVISFISRPISLSVRLFANMLAGHIAMKIFAFFVVQLLLAGAWSVLSPLPLFLTIALTALEFLVAALQAYVFATLTAIYLNDALHPGH; encoded by the coding sequence ATGGCGGTCACGATCGACCCGATCCATCAGTTCGAGCTGAAGCCGCTCGTTTCGCTGGGCCATATCGGCCACCAGCAGCTCGCGTTCACGCAGTCGGCCCTCTACATGTTCGCCGCCGTCGGCGTGATCGCGCTCATCACCATCGTGGCGACCGCGTCCCGCTCGGTCGTTCCGGGCCGCATGCAGTCGCTGGCCGAGATCTTCTACGAATTCATCGCCGACACCGTGCACCAGGCGACGGGCGACGGCGGCAAGCGGTTCATGCCGCTCGTGTTCTCGCTGTTCATGTTCGTGCTCGTCCTGAACCTGTTCGGGATGATCCCCTACGCCTTCGCGGTGACCAGCCACCTGATCATCACGTTCGGCCTCGCCGCGCTGGTGATCTGCACCGTGGTGATCTTCGGCGTGATGAAGCACGGCACCCACTTCTTCGGCCTGTTCGTGCCGTCGGGCGTGCCGAAGCCGCTTCTCGCGATCCTGGTGCCGATCGAGGTGATCTCGTTCATCTCGCGCCCGATCAGCCTGTCGGTCCGTCTGTTCGCCAACATGCTGGCCGGCCACATCGCGATGAAGATCTTCGCGTTCTTCGTGGTTCAGCTGCTTCTCGCGGGCGCCTGGAGCGTGCTATCGCCGCTCCCGCTGTTCCTGACGATCGCGCTGACCGCTCTCGAGTTCCTCGTTGCGGCGCTTCAGGCCTACGTCTTCGCGACGCTGACGGCGATCTACCTCAACGACGCCCTTCACCCCGGCCACTGA
- a CDS encoding AtpZ/AtpI family protein, with amino-acid sequence MNGDDPRDGRGAEQTPTDSELSARLRRLETQIERKRPQAAPGHSTRPRNGGPSSLGQAMTLSTEFVAGVIAGGILGWIVDHVFGTKPWGLIVLLMLGFVAGVYNVMRVSGFAGARPERRDRQEP; translated from the coding sequence GTGAACGGCGACGATCCGAGGGACGGGAGAGGGGCCGAGCAGACGCCGACGGACAGCGAACTCTCCGCGAGGCTCAGACGTCTCGAGACGCAGATCGAACGGAAGCGGCCGCAGGCTGCTCCCGGTCATTCCACGCGCCCTCGGAACGGCGGGCCATCCTCGCTGGGCCAGGCCATGACGCTCTCCACGGAGTTCGTCGCGGGCGTGATCGCGGGGGGCATACTCGGCTGGATCGTCGATCATGTCTTCGGGACGAAGCCCTGGGGCCTGATCGTCCTCCTGATGCTGGGGTTCGTCGCGGGGGTCTACAACGTGATGCGGGTGTCGGGTTTCGCCGGCGCGCGTCCGGAACGGCGCGATCGGCAGGAGCCATAA
- a CDS encoding DsbA family protein, whose protein sequence is MTTRRDALKFSGLALGAGLALPYLGRPARAQNSEMAALLQPGPLGDVWLGPADAKCTIIEYASMTCSHCAAFHRTTWPTLKERYIDTGKVRFTLREFPLDPLATAAFMLARCQGDSKYYPITDLLFDQQSAWAFTPKPVDALEQMLRQAGYNKQTFEACLKDQKIYSAVNAVKQRGLDVFKVDSTPTFFINGERYTGEMTVEGMEKVIKPIIGA, encoded by the coding sequence ATGACGACGCGACGCGACGCTCTCAAGTTCTCCGGCCTCGCCCTCGGCGCCGGCCTCGCCCTGCCCTATCTCGGGCGGCCCGCCCGGGCGCAGAATTCCGAGATGGCGGCCCTCCTGCAGCCGGGCCCCCTCGGCGATGTCTGGCTCGGCCCGGCGGACGCCAAGTGCACGATCATCGAGTACGCCTCGATGACCTGCTCGCACTGCGCGGCTTTCCACCGGACCACGTGGCCGACCCTCAAGGAGCGCTACATCGACACCGGCAAGGTGCGGTTCACGCTCCGCGAATTCCCCCTCGACCCGCTGGCCACCGCGGCCTTCATGCTGGCGCGCTGCCAGGGCGATTCCAAGTATTACCCGATCACCGACCTGCTGTTCGACCAGCAGTCCGCCTGGGCCTTCACGCCGAAGCCCGTGGACGCGCTGGAGCAGATGCTGCGGCAGGCGGGCTACAACAAGCAGACCTTCGAGGCCTGCCTGAAGGACCAGAAAATCTACAGCGCGGTCAACGCCGTGAAGCAGCGCGGCCTCGACGTCTTCAAGGTGGATTCGACCCCGACCTTCTTCATCAACGGTGAGCGCTACACCGGCGAGATGACGGTCGAGGGCATGGAGAAGGTGATCAAGCCGATCATCGGCGCCTGA
- a CDS encoding DUF721 domain-containing protein translates to MARVKPLAELIESCIGPAFAAQGFASTDILAAWPEIVGERLARYCRPSKLEWPKRRRSEAGPPESGTLVVRVEGVFALELQHLAPVVIQRINAHYGWACVSRIVLQQDRVGRGGRAPARPRVDPAAAVEVQRAVAGIADDGLRAALDRLGTAAVATRPER, encoded by the coding sequence ATGGCGCGCGTCAAACCGCTGGCCGAGCTGATCGAGAGTTGCATCGGGCCGGCCTTCGCGGCGCAGGGTTTCGCGTCGACCGACATCCTGGCCGCCTGGCCGGAGATCGTCGGCGAGCGGCTGGCCCGCTACTGCCGGCCGTCCAAGCTGGAATGGCCGAAGCGCCGCCGGAGCGAGGCCGGCCCGCCCGAATCCGGCACGCTGGTCGTGCGTGTCGAGGGCGTCTTCGCGCTCGAGTTGCAGCATCTCGCGCCGGTGGTGATCCAGCGGATCAACGCCCATTACGGCTGGGCCTGCGTCTCCCGGATCGTGCTGCAGCAGGACCGGGTCGGGCGCGGGGGTCGGGCGCCCGCGCGCCCCCGCGTCGATCCGGCCGCCGCCGTCGAGGTCCAGCGCGCCGTGGCGGGAATCGCCGATGACGGCCTGCGCGCGGCCCTCGACCGCCTCGGCACCGCCGCCGTGGCGACGCGTCCCGAGCGGTGA